One part of the Oceanihabitans sp. IOP_32 genome encodes these proteins:
- a CDS encoding SusC/RagA family TonB-linked outer membrane protein, giving the protein MKKKTTLLLLVFFTSTCSFLFSQNITVNGQVTDASNMPLPGVNIQVKGTTTGTATDFDGNYTVLANRGDVLIFSFLGFKTKEVAVLNASLNVRLEEDTDQLDEVVITAFGVAKRQKSLGYSVTQIDASDVSFNGQNNALEALQGQVAGVQINRTSGSAGGGVDILIRGITSVNPARSNQPLIIVDGLALNNDTFSGEVRPSAGSNSASSSEQFAFSNRAGDINSEDIESYSILKGAAATALYGVRASNGAIIITTKKGKLGKAKLNLTASTTFRNVQTTPDDQTEYREGFNNLPRTLYTPETDLGFTRLGGTSFYSWGPRFSENSATLDNGNVVDLSNDAYYSPYDIFRTGLNTQINLNVSGASETMDYFLSVGNSNDEGILPNTDYEKTNLRLKAGYKVTNNFNINSSVSYSKSGGKRANGGDKSVMSALSYFSGTFPINDFRNPDGSERDYSFGIIDNPRYLMETSSLVDDVNRWIGNATFNWQPKEWVNITYAAQIDNYSDRRNRYVGPDLDGGSQVGGFILNQNINSTALESNFLVAFSKTWSEDFTTDLTLGHQLSDTKRNYDEARGEGLNIAGVNEIGNTTNYFIDSTVEQLRNMGVFGELKLAYKDKLFLTLTGRNDWLSTLPKENRSFFYPSASLAYDISDLFGDNDTFTFGKLRASWAEVGKGPNFGETGSYFVVDGDFPFTGVGGFRRSTLLGDQTLIPERNQSIEFGADLRFFDSRFRIDYAYFNTRVKDQIFNVGTAYSSGLSAITRNAGDYEVFGHELLLSADIIRRDSFKWNMSLNWSTSEGNVLDIPDDIQSIIFADSGFAGVTSEIREGDKMGNLYGYKWRYENGQRYIGSDGLPRVNLDEKVIVGNAFPDYIASITNSFKWKGLGFNFVLEYKKGGDLYDSGLRNSIRNGVRGLTAFRNVNTVLPGVMDDGNGGFIANTIETTIDQNYYRSSTRYNRASEILVQDASWVKLRNIGLSYDLGSNILEKLKIERLSFNLSANNILLWTPFDGFDPEGNQYSAGSNVYGFTGLSIPLSQSYSFGINVTF; this is encoded by the coding sequence ATGAAAAAAAAAACGACTCTCTTATTGCTTGTTTTTTTCACCAGCACATGCAGTTTTTTGTTTTCTCAAAACATTACTGTAAATGGTCAGGTAACCGATGCTTCTAATATGCCGTTACCTGGTGTAAACATTCAAGTTAAAGGAACAACAACAGGAACAGCAACCGATTTTGATGGTAATTATACCGTTTTGGCGAATCGAGGTGATGTATTAATATTTTCTTTTTTAGGTTTTAAAACTAAAGAAGTTGCGGTTTTAAACGCGAGCTTAAATGTGAGGCTTGAGGAGGATACTGATCAACTAGACGAAGTTGTTATTACGGCCTTTGGTGTTGCTAAAAGGCAGAAATCTTTAGGTTATTCTGTGACTCAAATAGATGCAAGCGATGTAAGTTTTAACGGGCAAAACAATGCTTTAGAAGCGCTCCAAGGACAAGTCGCTGGAGTGCAAATAAACCGAACCTCTGGATCTGCGGGGGGAGGTGTAGATATTTTGATTAGGGGAATTACCTCTGTTAACCCCGCTAGAAGTAACCAGCCACTTATTATTGTTGATGGTCTAGCTCTTAATAACGACACCTTTTCTGGAGAAGTAAGACCAAGTGCAGGCTCTAATTCTGCTAGCAGTTCGGAACAATTCGCATTTTCTAACAGAGCAGGTGATATTAATTCTGAAGATATTGAAAGTTATAGTATTTTAAAGGGAGCGGCGGCAACTGCTCTTTATGGTGTTAGAGCTTCTAACGGAGCCATTATTATTACAACCAAAAAAGGTAAGTTAGGTAAGGCCAAGTTAAACTTAACGGCTTCCACTACGTTTAGAAATGTGCAAACAACACCAGATGACCAAACGGAGTATCGAGAAGGATTTAACAACCTACCAAGAACGTTATATACACCAGAAACAGATCTTGGCTTTACCAGATTGGGCGGTACCTCATTTTATTCTTGGGGACCAAGATTTAGTGAAAACTCAGCAACTTTAGACAATGGTAATGTGGTTGATTTATCAAACGATGCTTATTACAGCCCTTATGATATTTTTAGAACAGGTTTAAACACGCAAATTAATTTAAATGTTAGTGGGGCTTCAGAAACTATGGATTATTTTTTATCTGTTGGTAATAGTAACGACGAAGGCATCTTACCTAATACAGACTACGAGAAGACCAATCTTAGACTAAAAGCCGGTTATAAAGTGACCAACAACTTTAATATTAATAGCTCTGTATCATATAGCAAGTCTGGTGGTAAAAGAGCAAATGGTGGGGACAAATCGGTAATGAGTGCATTATCTTATTTTTCTGGTACATTTCCCATAAACGATTTTCGAAATCCAGACGGTTCTGAACGTGATTATTCTTTCGGGATTATTGATAATCCAAGATATTTAATGGAAACCAGTAGTCTTGTTGACGATGTTAACCGATGGATTGGGAATGCAACTTTTAATTGGCAACCAAAAGAATGGGTTAATATTACTTACGCCGCTCAAATTGATAACTATTCAGACAGGCGTAATCGCTATGTAGGTCCAGATTTAGATGGTGGTTCACAAGTTGGAGGCTTTATTTTAAATCAAAATATAAACTCTACGGCTTTAGAGTCCAATTTTTTAGTGGCATTTAGTAAAACTTGGTCTGAGGATTTTACAACAGATTTAACTTTAGGTCATCAACTCTCCGATACGAAAAGAAATTATGACGAGGCACGAGGAGAGGGTTTAAATATAGCTGGTGTTAATGAAATAGGAAACACGACCAATTATTTTATAGACAGTACGGTAGAGCAATTACGTAATATGGGGGTGTTTGGAGAGCTTAAATTAGCTTACAAAGACAAATTATTTTTAACACTAACAGGTCGAAACGATTGGTTGTCAACGCTACCAAAAGAAAACCGTTCATTCTTTTACCCTTCAGCCAGTTTAGCTTACGACATCTCAGATCTTTTTGGAGATAATGATACGTTCACTTTCGGAAAATTAAGAGCTTCGTGGGCAGAAGTTGGTAAAGGACCGAATTTTGGTGAAACAGGGAGCTACTTTGTAGTTGATGGCGATTTCCCTTTTACTGGTGTTGGAGGCTTTAGAAGAAGCACCTTATTAGGAGATCAAACTCTAATACCAGAGCGAAATCAATCTATTGAGTTTGGTGCCGATTTACGCTTTTTTGATAGCCGTTTTCGTATAGACTACGCTTATTTTAACACACGGGTTAAAGATCAAATATTTAATGTTGGTACAGCTTATTCTTCAGGACTATCGGCCATAACGAGAAATGCTGGAGATTATGAGGTTTTTGGACACGAACTATTGTTGAGTGCAGATATTATTAGAAGAGACAGTTTTAAATGGAATATGTCTTTAAACTGGTCTACGAGTGAAGGTAATGTTTTAGACATTCCAGATGATATCCAATCTATAATATTTGCTGATTCAGGATTTGCAGGCGTAACCTCCGAAATTAGAGAAGGTGACAAAATGGGAAATCTATACGGTTACAAATGGCGTTATGAAAATGGCCAGCGTTACATAGGTAGCGACGGCTTACCTCGTGTTAATTTAGACGAAAAAGTAATAGTCGGCAATGCTTTTCCTGACTACATAGCATCAATTACTAATAGTTTTAAATGGAAAGGTCTCGGATTTAATTTTGTTTTAGAATACAAAAAAGGAGGTGACCTTTATGATTCTGGTTTACGTAATTCTATTAGAAACGGTGTGCGTGGTCTAACTGCATTTAGAAATGTAAATACCGTGTTACCTGGGGTAATGGACGATGGAAATGGTGGGTTTATAGCCAATACTATTGAAACCACAATAGACCAAAATTATTACCGAAGTTCAACGCGATATAACCGTGCCTCAGAAATTTTAGTGCAGGACGCCTCGTGGGTAAAACTTCGAAACATTGGGCTGTCGTACGACTTGGGTTCTAACATCCTTGAAAAATTAAAGATAGAAAGACTTAGTTTTAACTTGAGTGCCAATAATATCTTACTATGGACACCCTTTGATGGTTTTGACCCAGAAGGCAATCAGTATAGTGCGGGAAGTAATGTATACGGATTTACTGGGCTAAGTATCCCATTAAGCCAGAGTTATTCATTTGGTATAAATGTCACATTCTAA
- a CDS encoding SusD/RagB family nutrient-binding outer membrane lipoprotein: MKKNNIITTIFTLLVITLVGCSDEYFDVNTPSNTATLEQLGMKDLIAPVIHSTMEGQRSAELSFGNYTQYFVSTGGGAAGQTSAEGLWNQVYLYILPNLQVVKAKAIENNAPHIGAISDILIAINLGIATDTWDNIPYSEAIQGPESNFPAFDTQEEIYTEIFNLLDGAIAALNSADTSGFNLGSADLIYGGDSESWLRAAYTIKARYQLHLVGKGVTTANDVLTTIANGFTSNSDNFAMFYDDKSINPWYAAEVLARETGNLSNDIASQIVSSMNGDYYPFNGAISIDPRLPEIAEIPDGETEYRGFISGGAGKSPSGLEDANTRFKTNGFYTSIDSPLILISYAEALFIKAEAAFLANGGTTTSIGSSAVAYDAYMEGIAASMEMWGVDGTDYLADTAIDVGAGNLALHHIMKEKYIHNYLNPETFVDFRRYDFSDDVFTGLTIREELESDADFFGQWFRRANYPSTELNRNEANVLANQKDPIAPVWWDE, from the coding sequence ATGAAAAAAAATAATATTATAACAACCATTTTTACTCTATTGGTAATTACACTGGTAGGGTGTAGTGATGAGTATTTTGATGTTAATACACCATCCAATACAGCGACCTTAGAACAATTAGGAATGAAAGATTTAATTGCGCCTGTTATTCACAGCACTATGGAAGGTCAACGTTCGGCAGAATTATCTTTTGGAAACTACACACAGTATTTTGTTTCAACCGGAGGAGGTGCTGCGGGTCAAACCTCTGCGGAGGGATTATGGAATCAAGTATATCTTTACATTTTACCTAATTTACAAGTTGTAAAAGCAAAAGCTATTGAAAATAATGCTCCTCATATCGGCGCCATATCAGACATTTTAATTGCCATTAATCTGGGGATAGCTACTGATACTTGGGATAATATACCTTATTCGGAAGCTATTCAGGGACCAGAATCAAATTTTCCTGCTTTTGATACGCAAGAAGAGATTTATACCGAAATTTTCAATCTTTTAGATGGTGCCATAGCAGCTTTAAATAGTGCGGATACCTCTGGGTTTAATTTAGGATCTGCCGACTTAATTTACGGTGGAGACTCAGAATCATGGTTAAGAGCAGCGTATACAATAAAGGCACGATATCAGTTACATCTTGTAGGTAAAGGTGTTACAACTGCGAACGATGTCTTGACAACCATAGCAAACGGATTTACATCCAATAGTGATAACTTCGCAATGTTTTATGATGATAAAAGTATAAATCCATGGTATGCTGCTGAGGTATTAGCTCGAGAAACGGGTAACTTAAGTAATGATATTGCTAGCCAAATTGTAAGTTCAATGAATGGTGATTATTATCCATTTAATGGAGCAATAAGTATAGATCCTAGATTACCTGAAATTGCCGAAATACCCGATGGAGAAACTGAATATAGGGGCTTTATTAGCGGTGGTGCAGGAAAATCTCCAAGTGGATTAGAGGATGCCAATACGAGATTTAAAACCAATGGTTTTTATACCAGTATAGATTCCCCTTTAATTTTAATTTCTTATGCCGAAGCGTTATTTATAAAAGCAGAGGCCGCATTTTTAGCCAATGGAGGTACTACTACCAGTATTGGCTCAAGTGCTGTAGCCTATGATGCTTACATGGAAGGTATCGCTGCAAGTATGGAAATGTGGGGTGTAGATGGTACAGATTATTTGGCAGATACAGCTATTGATGTGGGTGCAGGTAATTTAGCCTTGCACCACATTATGAAAGAAAAATATATCCATAATTACCTAAATCCTGAGACTTTTGTGGATTTTAGAAGATACGATTTTTCAGATGATGTTTTCACTGGGTTAACTATTAGGGAGGAATTAGAGAGTGATGCCGATTTTTTTGGACAATGGTTTAGACGTGCTAATTATCCATCTACAGAATTAAATAGAAATGAAGCCAATGTGTTAGCTAATCAAAAAGATCCTATAGCCCCAGTATGGTGGGACGAATAG
- a CDS encoding aminotransferase class I/II-fold pyridoxal phosphate-dependent enzyme, which produces MIVDSFPDRTIIINKKEYLYFGGTAYLGLPTNANFQNTLAKSITKWGSFYGSSRSSNIKLSIFDKTEELFARQIGVEKTLTTSSGTLAGKLVLEYLSKTKNTFYHYPKTHPAILQSYSLPLFENGILHQNLRNNIKEDIVITLDAVLALEVLPTAFNFLDDISPSKQITLVVDESHSIGILGTQGQGIFNTICSKNIKRKIMIASLGKALGISGGIIAADAKFIDTIREEALFVSSSCANPAYLESYMMSQDLIQNQHQMLKDNLAFLFENLKLKDAFKFNNNYPVLYCNIANFYESIKENGIIITNFKYPNYKNGMNRIVITANHTKSDLVRLKAMLVSF; this is translated from the coding sequence ATGATTGTTGATAGCTTTCCAGATAGAACCATCATTATCAATAAAAAAGAGTATTTGTATTTTGGTGGTACCGCCTATCTAGGCTTGCCTACAAATGCAAATTTTCAAAACACACTAGCAAAAAGCATAACAAAATGGGGATCTTTCTATGGGAGTTCCAGAAGCTCAAACATAAAACTATCGATTTTTGACAAAACAGAAGAGTTATTTGCTCGACAAATAGGTGTAGAAAAAACGCTAACGACATCGTCTGGAACTTTAGCCGGAAAATTGGTTTTAGAGTATTTATCAAAAACCAAAAACACGTTTTACCACTATCCAAAAACCCATCCAGCTATTCTGCAAAGTTATAGTTTACCTTTATTTGAAAATGGTATACTACACCAAAATTTACGCAATAACATAAAAGAAGATATTGTTATAACCCTAGATGCCGTTTTAGCCTTAGAGGTTTTACCTACTGCTTTTAATTTTTTAGACGATATATCTCCCAGTAAGCAAATCACCTTGGTGGTTGATGAATCGCATAGTATAGGTATTTTAGGAACACAAGGACAGGGTATTTTTAATACCATTTGTAGTAAAAACATTAAAAGAAAAATAATGATCGCCTCTTTAGGGAAAGCGTTGGGAATCTCTGGAGGTATTATCGCTGCCGATGCTAAGTTTATTGATACTATACGAGAAGAAGCGCTTTTTGTCTCATCATCTTGTGCGAACCCAGCCTATTTAGAAAGTTATATGATGTCGCAAGATTTAATCCAAAATCAACATCAAATGCTTAAAGACAATTTAGCTTTTTTGTTTGAAAATTTAAAATTAAAAGACGCTTTTAAGTTTAACAACAATTATCCTGTTCTCTATTGCAACATTGCTAATTTTTACGAAAGCATAAAAGAAAACGGCATTATAATTACAAATTTTAAATACCCCAATTATAAAAACGGTATGAACAGAATTGTAATCACGGCAAACCACACCAAATCAGATTTGGTAAGGTTGAAGGCGATGTTGGTGAGTTTTTGA
- a CDS encoding dipeptide epimerase, with translation MKLILRTFELKLRHTFTISRDSYNTQPTLIVELREGEFSGYGEATSNPYYGVTVQKMEEDLRRIEHLITSHNKTLEAFWEEIYPNLKHNMFALCALDMAYNDLYARKKGQKLYELWNYKTQNNPLTNYTIGIDTIDKMVAKMKALPWPIYKIKLGTKEDIAIVKALRKQTDAIFRIDANCGWTVEETIKNAKLLKELGVEFLEQPLKADDWEGHKEVYKKSVLPIIADESCQVEADVDQCHNHFHGINVKLVKCGGLTPARRMLIHAKTLGMKTMVGCMTESSVGISAIAHLLPLLDYVDMDGALLLSEDIAQGVSIENGVVTYSHLNGTGVSLI, from the coding sequence ATGAAACTGATTTTAAGAACTTTCGAATTAAAACTTAGGCACACATTTACTATTTCTAGAGATTCGTACAATACACAGCCCACTTTAATTGTTGAACTTCGAGAGGGTGAGTTTAGTGGGTATGGCGAGGCGACTTCAAACCCCTATTACGGCGTAACAGTACAGAAAATGGAAGAAGACCTTAGGCGTATTGAGCATCTAATAACATCTCATAATAAAACACTCGAAGCGTTTTGGGAAGAAATCTACCCAAATTTAAAACACAATATGTTTGCCTTATGCGCTTTAGATATGGCGTATAACGATTTATATGCACGTAAAAAAGGACAAAAACTTTATGAACTCTGGAACTATAAAACCCAGAATAATCCCTTAACCAATTACACCATTGGCATAGATACCATTGATAAAATGGTGGCAAAAATGAAAGCCTTACCATGGCCTATTTATAAAATAAAATTAGGCACAAAAGAAGATATAGCCATTGTTAAAGCTTTAAGAAAACAAACCGATGCCATCTTTAGAATTGATGCCAACTGCGGGTGGACGGTCGAAGAAACCATAAAAAACGCCAAACTGCTAAAAGAATTGGGTGTTGAGTTTTTAGAACAACCCCTAAAAGCAGACGACTGGGAAGGACATAAAGAAGTGTATAAGAAATCGGTATTACCCATTATTGCCGACGAAAGCTGCCAAGTTGAAGCAGATGTAGACCAATGCCACAACCACTTTCACGGTATTAATGTAAAGCTTGTAAAATGCGGCGGTTTAACCCCAGCAAGAAGAATGCTTATCCATGCCAAAACACTTGGTATGAAAACCATGGTGGGTTGTATGACTGAGTCTTCTGTGGGTATTTCGGCCATAGCACATTTATTGCCCTTGTTGGATTATGTAGATATGGATGGCGCCTTACTATTGTCTGAAGATATTGCTCAAGGCGTAAGCATAGAAAATGGTGTTGTAACATACAGTCACTTAAACGGAACTGGCGTTTCTTTAATATAG
- a CDS encoding enoyl-CoA hydratase/isomerase family protein, translating to MNYNNILTAFKDGITTITINRPTKLNALNKATIQELHQAFKHADTDKNTKVIIITGSGEKAFVAGADISEFANFNATNGKKLAKKGQELLFDFIENLSTPSIAAINGFALGGGLELAMACHFRVASDNAKMGLPEVSLGVIPGYGGTQRLPQLVGKGRAMELIMTAGMINADQAHNFGLVNHVTSPENLMPLCQNIANKISRNSSVAISAAIKAINASFKDGVNGFKIEIEEFGNCFDTEDFTEGTTAFLEKRKAHFPGN from the coding sequence ATGAATTACAACAACATTTTAACAGCATTTAAAGACGGTATTACCACGATAACCATTAATCGCCCAACCAAATTAAACGCATTAAATAAGGCAACCATTCAAGAGTTACACCAAGCTTTTAAACATGCCGATACCGATAAAAATACCAAAGTGATCATAATAACAGGAAGTGGCGAAAAAGCTTTTGTTGCTGGTGCCGATATTTCCGAATTTGCAAATTTTAACGCTACAAATGGTAAAAAATTAGCCAAAAAAGGACAGGAGTTATTGTTCGATTTTATTGAAAACCTATCTACCCCAAGCATTGCTGCAATTAATGGCTTTGCACTTGGCGGCGGACTAGAATTAGCCATGGCTTGCCATTTTAGAGTCGCCAGCGATAACGCAAAAATGGGTTTACCAGAAGTATCGCTTGGGGTTATTCCCGGTTATGGCGGCACTCAGCGTTTACCACAACTGGTTGGTAAAGGACGCGCCATGGAGCTCATTATGACCGCAGGCATGATTAACGCAGATCAAGCCCATAATTTCGGTCTGGTTAACCATGTGACTTCACCCGAAAACTTAATGCCTCTTTGCCAAAACATTGCAAACAAAATATCCAGAAACTCCTCTGTGGCCATTAGCGCTGCCATAAAAGCTATAAATGCTAGTTTTAAAGACGGTGTAAATGGTTTTAAAATTGAAATTGAAGAATTTGGTAACTGTTTCGATACCGAAGATTTTACCGAAGGTACAACCGCGTTCTTAGAAAAACGCAAGGCGCATTTCCCAGGAAACTAA
- a CDS encoding sensor histidine kinase: MRLKKLSLRTRIFLTMILLVLVASVLIAVVAIYQYSEETKDYHKQRLERKEQSVKTHISSVLNSRQNTWEVKTENIPLIFKEVISNIAEIHRLQINLYDLEGALLISSKANLQPSLKEQCIAAETLNALSNTVELNSITNTAEHRYVDFHKENGETFQSLYTYISDKNSKPLAILNIPYLENDDFLSKELNEFLELISYAYLFILLMAVGIAFLLSKYITKSLKTISDKIKTTRLEKRNEKINIEATSEEISTLVNSYNNMIDELEDSAVQLARNEREQAWREMAKQVAHEIKNPLTPMRLTVQNFQRKFNPNDENIYKKVDEYSKTLIQQIDIMSSIASAFSNFAKMPAQQKETLNVVEIVKLALDIFNEDYIEFKAEEDEIIAKMDRTQLIRVVTNLVKNSIQSIPENKNNPKVIVEVKSANKHVQIQVIDNGKGISEDNKTKVFEPKFTTKTSGTGLGLAMVKNIVETYNGTITLTSKKDKGTIFTVTIPKA, translated from the coding sequence ATGAGATTAAAAAAACTTTCCCTTCGAACACGTATTTTTTTAACCATGATACTCTTGGTGTTGGTGGCTTCTGTTTTAATCGCAGTAGTCGCCATTTATCAATATAGCGAAGAGACTAAAGACTATCATAAACAGCGCTTAGAACGTAAAGAACAAAGTGTAAAAACGCACATAAGTAGCGTATTAAATAGCCGACAAAACACCTGGGAAGTTAAAACCGAAAACATTCCCTTAATCTTTAAAGAAGTCATCTCGAATATCGCAGAAATACACCGACTTCAAATAAACTTATACGATTTAGAAGGAGCGCTTTTAATATCATCAAAAGCCAATTTACAACCCAGTTTAAAAGAACAATGCATAGCAGCCGAAACCCTAAACGCCCTTTCCAACACCGTAGAATTAAATAGCATCACCAATACTGCCGAACATCGCTATGTAGATTTTCATAAAGAAAACGGCGAAACCTTTCAATCGCTATACACCTACATTAGCGATAAAAACTCCAAACCCTTAGCTATCTTAAACATCCCCTATTTAGAGAACGACGATTTTCTCTCTAAAGAACTAAACGAATTTCTGGAGCTTATAAGCTATGCTTATTTGTTTATTTTACTCATGGCCGTGGGTATTGCTTTTCTACTATCAAAATACATCACCAAATCGCTTAAAACCATTAGCGATAAAATTAAAACCACCAGACTGGAAAAGCGGAATGAAAAAATAAATATCGAGGCCACTAGCGAAGAAATCTCTACACTTGTAAATTCTTATAATAACATGATTGACGAGCTCGAAGATAGTGCCGTACAGCTAGCTCGAAACGAGCGCGAACAAGCCTGGAGGGAAATGGCAAAGCAGGTTGCCCACGAAATAAAAAACCCCTTAACACCTATGCGTTTAACGGTTCAGAATTTTCAACGAAAGTTCAATCCAAATGACGAGAATATTTATAAGAAAGTCGATGAGTATAGCAAAACACTCATCCAGCAAATTGATATTATGAGCTCCATTGCCTCAGCCTTTTCCAATTTCGCCAAAATGCCGGCGCAACAAAAAGAAACCTTAAATGTGGTTGAAATTGTAAAACTGGCCTTAGATATTTTTAACGAAGATTATATCGAATTTAAAGCCGAAGAAGACGAGATTATCGCTAAAATGGATCGTACGCAGCTTATTCGAGTAGTCACTAATTTAGTAAAAAACAGCATACAATCCATTCCTGAAAATAAAAATAACCCGAAGGTCATTGTCGAAGTGAAATCTGCTAACAAACACGTTCAAATACAGGTTATAGATAATGGTAAAGGCATATCTGAAGATAATAAAACAAAGGTTTTCGAACCCAAGTTTACCACCAAAACTAGTGGTACAGGCTTGGGTTTAGCTATGGTAAAAAACATCGTAGAAACCTATAACGGCACCATTACACTCACTTCAAAAAAAGATAAAGGCACCATATTTACAGTAACCATTCCTAAAGCATAA
- a CDS encoding HupE/UreJ family protein, which produces MLDNFLFNVKHGINHVLDIHAYDHILFLIMLSIPFVFKDWKRVIVLVTVFTLGHTLSLILATYNVVRINSQIVEFLIPITILIVAVYNIFTAGKGPQKEKIGLLFITTLFFGLIHGLGFAREFEKLQKPSDNKFILLLEFALGIEIAQIIIVFLVLFISYVVQTIFRFTKRDWVMIISAIVVGLTIPMILKNPIF; this is translated from the coding sequence ATGCTAGATAATTTCCTATTTAATGTAAAACATGGCATTAATCATGTTTTAGATATTCACGCCTACGATCATATTTTATTTCTAATTATGCTTAGCATTCCATTTGTATTTAAAGACTGGAAACGCGTTATCGTACTCGTTACTGTATTTACCTTAGGCCATACCCTTTCGCTTATTCTGGCCACTTACAATGTGGTGCGTATAAACAGCCAAATTGTAGAATTTCTTATACCCATCACAATTTTAATTGTCGCGGTTTACAATATTTTCACAGCAGGCAAAGGTCCACAAAAAGAAAAAATAGGCTTACTCTTTATAACAACCTTATTTTTTGGTTTAATACATGGTTTAGGCTTTGCTCGAGAATTCGAAAAGCTACAAAAACCTTCAGACAATAAATTCATCCTGTTACTAGAATTTGCCCTTGGCATCGAAATTGCTCAAATTATTATCGTATTTCTAGTCCTATTTATAAGCTACGTTGTACAAACCATATTTAGGTTTACCAAACGCGATTGGGTCATGATAATATCGGCAATCGTAGTAGGTTTAACCATACCTATGATATTAAAAAACCCCATCTTTTAA
- a CDS encoding NAD-dependent epimerase/dehydratase family protein, protein MDPKILVIGACGQIGSELTLKLKALYGNENVIASDIRDSNLEVVNSGVFEILDAQDFNSLSACIKKHEINTVYLMAAMLSATSEKSPMKAWDLNMNSLFHVLNLAKDKVIQKVFWPSSIAVFGPTTPAENTAQYTITEPTTVYGITKLAGERWCEYYHQKYGVDVRSLRYPGIISWKTLPGGGTTDYAVDIYHKAITHKNFDCFLSEHTKLPMMFMDDAIKASIDIMRADANSVKIRSSYNLAAISFTPKEIAASIKNHIPEFKISYTPDFRQDIANSWPKSINDDCAKQHWGWKPDFTLEDITKEMLLQLGRKYNNTKTP, encoded by the coding sequence ATGGATCCTAAAATTTTAGTTATTGGCGCTTGCGGACAAATAGGTTCGGAGTTAACATTAAAACTTAAAGCACTTTATGGCAATGAAAATGTTATTGCAAGCGATATAAGAGACAGTAATTTGGAAGTTGTAAATTCTGGTGTTTTTGAAATTTTAGATGCCCAAGATTTTAATAGCCTTAGTGCCTGTATTAAAAAGCACGAAATAAATACGGTGTATTTAATGGCTGCTATGCTTAGTGCCACATCCGAGAAATCACCTATGAAAGCCTGGGATTTAAACATGAACTCTCTGTTTCATGTCTTAAATTTAGCAAAAGATAAAGTGATACAAAAAGTATTCTGGCCATCAAGTATTGCCGTTTTTGGCCCCACTACTCCCGCCGAAAACACCGCGCAATACACCATTACAGAACCTACAACCGTTTATGGTATTACGAAATTGGCTGGCGAGCGTTGGTGCGAATATTACCACCAAAAATACGGTGTCGATGTTAGAAGTTTGCGCTACCCTGGTATTATTAGCTGGAAAACCTTGCCGGGTGGTGGCACAACCGACTATGCTGTAGATATTTACCACAAAGCCATTACCCATAAAAACTTCGACTGCTTTTTATCAGAGCATACCAAACTCCCTATGATGTTTATGGATGATGCAATTAAGGCATCCATAGATATCATGCGTGCCGATGCCAATAGTGTTAAAATAAGATCGTCTTACAATTTGGCGGCTATTAGTTTTACACCTAAAGAAATTGCTGCTTCTATTAAAAACCATATCCCAGAGTTTAAAATTAGCTACACTCCAGACTTTAGACAAGATATTGCAAACAGTTGGCCAAAAAGCATAAACGACGACTGTGCAAAACAACATTGGGGCTGGAAACCCGATTTTACTCTCGAAGATATTACAAAAGAAATGTTGCTTCAATTAGGTAGAAAATACAACAATACCAAAACACCATAA